In a single window of the Streptomyces cinnabarinus genome:
- a CDS encoding ROK family glucokinase — MGLTIGVDIGGTKIAAGVVDEEGNILSTHKVPTPGTAEGIVDAIASAVEGARAGHEIVGVGIGAAGYVNRQRSTVYFAPNIDWRQEPLKEKVEARVGLPVVVENDANAAAWGEYKFGAGKGHRNVICITLGTGLGGGIIIGNKLRRGHFGVAAEFGHIRMVPDGLLCGCGSQGCWEQYASGRALVRYAKQRANATPELADVLLGLGDGTPDGIEGKHISMAARQGCPVAVDSYRELARWAGAGLADLASLFDPSAFIVGGGLSDEGELVLDPIRKSYKRWLVGGNWRPVADVIAAQLGNEAGLVGAADLAREPDPIM, encoded by the coding sequence ATGGGACTCACCATCGGCGTCGACATCGGCGGCACGAAGATTGCGGCCGGCGTGGTCGACGAGGAAGGCAACATCCTCTCGACCCACAAGGTGCCGACCCCGGGCACGGCCGAGGGCATCGTGGACGCCATCGCCTCCGCCGTGGAGGGTGCGCGCGCCGGGCACGAGATCGTCGGCGTGGGTATCGGTGCGGCCGGATACGTCAACCGTCAGCGCTCGACGGTCTACTTCGCTCCGAACATCGACTGGCGCCAGGAGCCGCTGAAGGAGAAGGTCGAGGCCCGCGTGGGTCTCCCGGTCGTCGTGGAGAACGACGCCAACGCCGCGGCCTGGGGCGAGTACAAGTTCGGCGCCGGAAAGGGTCACCGCAACGTCATCTGCATCACCCTGGGCACCGGCCTCGGCGGCGGCATCATCATCGGCAACAAGCTGCGCCGCGGCCACTTCGGCGTGGCCGCCGAGTTCGGCCACATCCGCATGGTCCCGGACGGCCTGCTCTGCGGCTGCGGCTCGCAGGGCTGCTGGGAGCAGTACGCCTCCGGCCGCGCCCTCGTCCGGTACGCCAAGCAGCGCGCCAACGCCACCCCGGAGCTCGCCGACGTCCTGCTCGGCCTCGGCGACGGCACGCCCGACGGCATCGAGGGCAAGCACATCTCCATGGCCGCGCGCCAGGGCTGCCCCGTCGCCGTCGACTCCTACCGTGAGCTGGCCCGCTGGGCCGGTGCCGGTCTCGCCGACCTGGCCTCCCTCTTCGACCCGTCCGCCTTCATCGTCGGCGGCGGCCTATCCGACGAGGGCGAGCTGGTCCTCGACCCGATCCGCAAGTCCTACAAGCGCTGGCTCGTGGGCGGCAACTGGCGCCCGGTGGCCGACGTGATCGCGGCCCAGCTGGGCAACGAGGCGGGCCTGGTCGGGGCAGCGGACCTGGCAAGGGAGCCCGACCCGATCATGTGA